Genomic segment of Methanomassiliicoccales archaeon:
ACCAGTATGCCTATCGACTCTCTGTCTTCCTGAGCGAGAGGGGTCAGGCATCCATCTACGTACCGCGGGACGGCTACGGCACCATCTCCCTGCTCAAGGACAAGCCCATCGTCTTCTTCTCCCATCGCCACGCTGCTTACCTGGCCGGCCTGGGCACCTTCGGCGTGAACAACACGCTGCTGACGAAGCGCTACGGCCCCAGGGTGCGGTTCGCCTCCATCTTCACCACGGCGGAGCTGCCGGCCGATCCACCGATGGAGGGGCAGCTGTGCACGCGCTGCATGCGGTGCGCCAGAATGTGCCCAGTGAGCGCTATTCCCGAGAAAGACTATCCAGAGGGCATCATCGACAAGAAGGCGTGCGCCACTCGGGCAGAGCAGCTCTACTCGCGCTTCCTCTCCCCCTGCGGCATCTGCATCAAGGTCTGTCCAGTGGGCGAGGACCGCAAGCTCTACCGGCACCAGGATGTCAAGATGTACGAGGACCGGGAGCGATATCCCCAATATCATCGGGCCTGGGAGCACGTGCGCTCCTATGGCTCGCGCTGAGCGCCTCCGGCCCGGGAACCTTCGTCACCTTCGCCCCGAGCGCGCGATTGTTTCTTATCGCCGGGGAGAGATGCCAGGCGGAATAGAGGAGCGGAAAAGGCATGCACATCGGTCTGGGCATCGATACTGGCGGGACTTTCACGGACGCGGCCTTGGTGGATCTGGATACCAGGCAGGTGCTGGCCAAAGCGAAGGCGCCGACGACCTACCAGGACCTCACCCAGGGCATGATGCAGGCCATCGAAGACGCACTGGCCAATGGCGCCATCGGCGCGGACCAGGTAGAGCTTGTGGGGCTCTCCACCACCCTGGCCACCAATTCCATCCTCCAGGGAAAAGGAGGAAGGGCCGGGCTCATCGGCATCGGCTGGGAGCCGCAGCCCGATTGGCGCCTGGGTTGCTCGGAATCGCACTTCGTCCGCGGAGGCTACGACTCCGTGGGTCGAGCTCTGGAACCGCTTGATGAGGAAGCGGTGTCAAAGGCGATCGACGATCTTGCTGGCAAGGTGGACGCCTTCGTGGTCTCGGGCATGTTCAGCGTATGCAACCCCACGCAGGAGGAGACCGTCCGAGGAATGATCCATAAGCGGACGCAACTACCGATCGTGGTCGGCCACACCCTCACCAGCGAACTGGGCATTAAGGAGAGGACCGTGACCGCCGTTCTCAACGCACGGCTCATCCCCATCATCAAGGAGTTCCTGGCTTCGGTGGAGAGGGCGCTATCCGCCAAGGGGGTCAAGGGCCGCATCCTGGTCTTCAAGGGCGACGGGGGGCTGATGACCATGGAGAGCGCCCGCGAACGCCCCGTCGAGACCGTGCTCTCCGGCCCGGCGGCCAGCCTCATAGGCGGAAAGGTGCTGTCGAAGGTGGAGACCTGCGTGGTGGTGGATGTCG
This window contains:
- a CDS encoding epoxyqueuosine reductase; this translates as MTRTLRQEIERKCAQLDIPMVGVASADAWDEPPFQPWVPEDFRPRAIYPEVESVIVIGLPISLPILETGPSIYYHLLYQNVNALLDQYAYRLSVFLSERGQASIYVPRDGYGTISLLKDKPIVFFSHRHAAYLAGLGTFGVNNTLLTKRYGPRVRFASIFTTAELPADPPMEGQLCTRCMRCARMCPVSAIPEKDYPEGIIDKKACATRAEQLYSRFLSPCGICIKVCPVGEDRKLYRHQDVKMYEDRERYPQYHRAWEHVRSYGSR